TTCATAATCTCGGTTAAACTAAAAGAGCGCCTTAATTTTTGACGCCGAAAAAAGTAAAATTGCACATATATATGTTCATTGGTTACTGCAACAACATTATTGTCAATTTTAAGGGCTCTTCAGAAGAAAATTGGCAATAGTCTTATAGATGTAAGAATGTGGCAATTGTTACTTAGATGCCAAAAATGTTCAAAATATGGGAAAGTGTGACTGCACAATTTTCATtgctttttttcttctcttgccttatattttcttttaggGTTGTCTGCAAGAAGAAAGTTTTGCGAGAATCAAACGCGCCATTTAGAATTGTAAATCATCAACTTATCATATAATATATGGCAATAATAAATGTtataatcaatcaataaatatcacacCAATTACTTATAAttgatataatatttattgattggttattGATGACGTCTGCCTTTTGATTCGGTGAATTACACCTGCAAAATAGGGTAGGAGCTAACCGgatggtggttgtccgattaattCTCCGATTCTAAAGTCAATTTAGAGTTTTGAGCaacgttttgagtatatgaatgtaattgtatGTTTAGGCATACTTCATGCtctttttatagtagatgattgcatacTCAGTAGAGTTGTAGTAcgaaagtgaatcctactttgtacgGTTTGACCCTAATTAGAAATAATCTttcttattcagacatgagtcctatttaggaacgtcttcctaaatagtctcgtctttctaagttagagtttatcttcctaagttggagtttgtatccaaataggtaaGATACTTGAGAATATTCAGTAGATCTGGTAATCCATCCGAATCCcagggtcgacgcgctttgtccgGATCCTCGGGGATTCGGCGTTATTCCTGTCAGATAGATCGTGGCGGATCCTATGGATTCGACCATCTTTTCGTGTTTGGCCTTTTAAGTGGGGGTCCGGTATCGTCTAGGAGTGGATCTCCTACGACTCGACTCCATTGTAGTTaagataggattcggtatccatcattagccccccgcaagtgagttgaagtcttggtatttatgccttagtaaattttagctcttttggagctgagtcgtCTTATATTTGGAAGAGTCGTTTTACTTCTCCAGCaagatttctaattttttttttctccacGTGTCGTTTGCTGGGTCTCTTCTACCTTAAAGGAAGAATTTTTTCTTCCTTTAAGAATGGGTCTCTTCTTCCATTAACGAAGAACAGGCCCAgctgggtctgttcttctttAACGAAGTaacttttttagtttaatttaattaattttagttagagttaaattatgattaattagtatttaattatggtCAATTAgtaattaagtgaataattagagttaattgtgatttttataaacctcactctccaattaaggcgccacgtcagcaaaaggGTCTTTTTGACCCggtttacacaagttcagggtataagtgatccggtttccagctttgaacttttttgatactttgacgcaagttcgggggtgaaagtgattctttgtttattttataaacttcaAAACTCGTAAGAgaaattcttaatttttcaataaagaGAGATTTTTGTAAATTACATCTTTAGCCTAATTTCTCTTTAATTGGATATCAATTGTACATCACActatttgatattaattttcaacAAATAACCTCTCGGTAAAATGTAATGCTAAATTTGGTAACAAacgaaaaacaaaattaaacatggTTACTATTTTAAAACAAGATACAAAGGTTTGCAGTGTATAATATCCAATAATTTACATAACTTCGTTGCTTTTCTTATGTGATTGGAGGTAAACCAAAAAAATCTGAGATTAACTACCTGAATTGAAAAGTAATTTCATAATCAACATTAATTTACCATTGACtctatcaaaatatttataacaaatGACTAATAGAGAATAGTTCATATTTTTACAGttcaaaatcaatcaaaacaactaaaaaaataaaataactatatttttccTCATTTGTTTAATGGCTTAACACACAAGTTATAAATAGCTTGTTTTATAAGGTAGCTATAGGCAATACTTAGAATTAAATTCAATACGAACATGAATACCATTGAATGCCTTTTTATTTCAACCTTGGTGTTGAGTTTTTTTATTACACCAAACAATTGCTTGTCGTTCGATCCTTATTATGTTCATATCACCAGTCAATTGAGCCACGGAAAAACTTTGCTTTTGCATTGTCAATCTAAAGACAACGATCTTCATGTTCAGTATCTAAAACCCAACGCAACATTTTCGTGGCactttaagttaaatgttttcGAATCTACGCTCTTTTGGTGCTACATGGCTCCCGACGATCATCATCATGCcgattttaaagttttttacgTCAATTCACGTTTTCTTCAAAAATGTAACAGTAATAACGAATTCTTTTGGATTATTAAAGATGAAGGAGCTTATGTCAAAAATATTCCTAAAGGTATTGATGACTTTCAGCATGAATGGGAATCAAATTAATTCGAGTTTGAACTATTATATGTTGTCATCACTAGTATgtagaaattgaaaaaaatataactatGAATTTCCTGTTctattttgaattatttatacatattttattgGTTATAGTAATTTTCCGAGCAACAATCAATGCAATAGTACATTTCATAGGAAGATAACTTAATCTTTTAATGAACaacaattctaattttaaatttattggaATAGCATAAcccttgataaaaaaaatctaatttgttaaaattaataaaataactataaaaaaatttattttgactaaattttggcatttcttttaaatatgattGTTGTACTATGACGTTGGACGCTGGCGGAAGAGTTGTTACTCATAAAAATATCATCATTTCACaataaaaaaaggcttaatcaccaaaaaatgtcaaacctatacgttttgtgtcaattatagccaaacctttaaaaatcaccaaatttagccaaaccttatatgttctgtttcttttttagccatttttgaatcgaaccggtttttctgacaccgtgtcgtacatgtcaccgccaactaagcaattggctaacatggcagctgaaatatttaaataaggtttggctataactgacacaaaatgcatatgtttggtattttttggtgaataaactatttttaaaattaaataattaaatgattaattatattataataaaaaatttatatatttaaaaaataatatttttatttaacgctaattaaaattaatttatttttttactaaatttaaataattttaataaattttttttacatatttgatggatatattattaatttaaattctattaaaataaaaaatgttatattcatcttaattttttattttttttaaattccagtcatcgattctttgacaccgccgccatttgagacccaattgttcgtctttcgacgaacaatctgagagtaatatacacaacaaacataacaGTGTTCATAATTTAACTATACACACATAtgaacataaaaataatcactgaataaactgcttatttaaaggacgagtgtaattattttttcattttttttaaaagtgaagctcattgtggtgtaatcaatatatatcatgatgtttataaacataaacacatatgtcattttactcggcatagcaaaaaacttaccttaatttacacataactattttatttattacctaaacccagtcataacaagatatcaaaaacattaaaaataataaatcaagttcaaaatcatcatgaacactAAACCCtgtcaccaaatttaattcaacattaattcctaagtaatacattaattcatttttttaattacatattcattaaaatatattataatataaatttattagatttaaataagtttaataaaaaattaaaattaattttaattagtattaaataggaaatattaattatttttaaatatatataaatttcataaataatataattaatttactaattattaaatttaaaatttggcttgaatttaaaattaggtttattcacccaaaaaataccaaacctatttttttttcagttatagccaaaccttatttaaatatttcagctgtcatgccagccaattgcttagttggcggtgacgtggacgacacggtgtcagaaaaaaccggttcgattcaaaaatggctaaaaaaaacagaacatataaggtttggctaaatctggtgatttttaaaggtttggctataattgacacaaaacgtataggtttggtattttttgatgattaagcctaaaaaaaattatacttttaatgATGTGAAATTGTTTgtaacaattattttatttacattgtTAACATATTTGGGTGGTCCATTGGTGTTCGAATAAGCCCTTATGGATAACTGCTTTTTGTGCTATTATTTACTTTTAGACTGACTCACTTGAAAACTCACTTATTCTTGTACATTTAATTATTCTATTAATGAATATATGTCTTTGTTAAacaaaacattaattaaaagatgataaataaaaaagatgtaATTAAAAAGGTTCctcaattttgatttaaaaattattttaattttgaaattttaaaatataaaggtaataattaaaatttaaaatttattaagtactaatttaaaatgaaatagaaaTTAGGGattattttagacttttttcTATTTCATATTAGAGAGAGTTTCACAAAAGAAGGTAAGAGTGGGAAGGACCATTTTAATACAAAAGTGACAAGTTGTGGATCTATTTGATCTTTTTTACtcgaaaatgacttatttgatatttcatgCTAAACTGAGGGGGTGAATTAATTCTTTgcttccaattttttttttttatcaatacttccaaataaataatcagCAAGTAATCAATTTTATagacaaaagttataaaaaaaaccctGAGGTTTTTCCAAAAGTACAAGACAGTCCTTTTTGATTTTTGGGGTACAATTCAGTCCTCtagtttttttattgaacaaaaacaCCCTTCTGTCCATAATCACCATTAACCAGTGACGTGGTACACAgtgaaaaatttcaaaaacatgcttaatatttaaattgttacagattttatatttataatttttagcacatttcacccttttcttcatttaaccataaataaaatttaaaattaaaatatttaaaaatcgaCTTTCGGCAAGCGGAATTTATTTTGTGCCACTTCACCTAATTATCGGTGTATgttcataattaaattatttattaaaatcaatcaaaatccaattaaaacctaattaaatcaactaaaatcaattttaatctaattgaaatttatttcgAAAACTGTCGGCCTTTCCTAAAAATCACCACCATACCTTGCCCGAAACTCAACGCCGGCCAGAGAACAGACCCGTCGGGTCTGTTCTTGTGAAGAACATACCATTGATGGTTTGTTCAATAACAGACCAGCGATGGTCTATTCTCAAGAACAGACCATCGGTtctgttcaagaacagaccATCGATAGTCTGCTCTTAAGAACAGACCATCGGTGat
This region of Mercurialis annua linkage group LG1-X, ddMerAnnu1.2, whole genome shotgun sequence genomic DNA includes:
- the LOC126654638 gene encoding S-protein homolog 74-like; translation: MNTIECLFISTLVLSFFITPNNCLSFDPYYVHITSQLSHGKTLLLHCQSKDNDLHVQYLKPNATFSWHFKLNVFESTLFWCYMAPDDHHHADFKVFYVNSRFLQKCNSNNEFFWIIKDEGAYVKNIPKGIDDFQHEWESN